The following are encoded in a window of Blastopirellula marina genomic DNA:
- a CDS encoding tyrosine-type recombinase/integrase codes for MNDDFGYAQPPLVMTSVASVRKPSTVASVDPPKREPTPIVQPDDKPPWALGYGFASMLDHAEPGQGAPTETKISALIEEYLNRRLREVHADELSMQMYGEDKRYLTYFQDFLIGHYLDCIDIDLVTASVLSHYRAHAQEEAKSGRTLKKRLATLSKWMHWLADENYLEALPKDMTRYAKVKSLGGGPKEFFTVDQVKRLYAAANERMKLWILLGLNAGLTQREIATLEASMINWETGVLERPRNKTGELTRAKLWPVTLSKLKQQRSPNGSPLLVTASGQPLVVDREVDGKVSRTDTIGNRFNKFRVNVGVSPPFKAFRKTGADFIEERQPELTSFYLSHATQGTKTYYVRQHFDRLFEVTDGMREHFGFPDA; via the coding sequence ATGAACGATGACTTCGGCTACGCCCAGCCACCACTCGTGATGACGTCGGTTGCATCAGTTCGCAAACCTTCAACGGTTGCGTCTGTGGACCCACCCAAGAGAGAACCAACTCCAATCGTTCAACCAGACGACAAGCCGCCCTGGGCTCTTGGCTATGGTTTTGCCTCAATGCTTGACCATGCCGAACCAGGGCAGGGGGCACCAACTGAAACTAAGATTTCAGCATTGATCGAGGAATATCTAAATCGGCGTTTGCGTGAGGTCCACGCAGACGAACTTTCCATGCAGATGTATGGTGAGGATAAGCGTTATCTGACGTACTTCCAGGACTTCCTCATCGGTCATTACCTTGACTGCATCGATATTGATCTGGTCACAGCGTCGGTTCTGAGTCACTACCGCGCCCATGCCCAGGAAGAAGCGAAGTCGGGGCGAACACTCAAAAAGCGATTAGCGACGTTATCTAAGTGGATGCATTGGTTAGCCGATGAGAACTACCTAGAAGCATTGCCAAAAGACATGACCCGCTACGCCAAGGTTAAGTCCTTGGGGGGAGGTCCAAAGGAGTTCTTTACGGTCGATCAGGTGAAGCGACTCTATGCGGCGGCCAATGAGCGGATGAAACTCTGGATACTGCTCGGACTAAATGCCGGGCTCACTCAGCGAGAAATTGCGACGTTGGAAGCGAGCATGATTAACTGGGAAACCGGAGTCCTAGAACGACCACGGAACAAGACCGGTGAATTGACACGGGCGAAGTTATGGCCGGTAACTTTGAGCAAGTTGAAGCAGCAACGAAGCCCGAATGGCTCGCCATTGCTGGTAACTGCCAGCGGTCAGCCCCTAGTCGTTGATCGAGAGGTCGACGGTAAGGTGAGTCGTACCGATACCATCGGTAACAGATTCAATAAGTTTCGAGTCAACGTTGGGGTGTCTCCACCATTCAAGGCATTCCGCAAGACTGGGGCCGACTTCATCGAAGAACGTCAGCCGGAGCTTACTTCCTTCTACCTCTCACATGCGACGCAGGGTACTAAGACTTACTATGTGCGTCAGCACTTTGATCGGTTGTTTGAGGTGACCGATGGGATGAGGGAGCACTTCGGCTTCCCTGATGCTTGA